A window of the Hordeum vulgare subsp. vulgare chromosome 5H, MorexV3_pseudomolecules_assembly, whole genome shotgun sequence genome harbors these coding sequences:
- the LOC123399991 gene encoding SPX domain-containing membrane protein OsI_32082-like, with the protein MVKFSKKLTTDQVPGWEEYYFNYKLLKARVKVYTEQTKEGNHDRRRVLKDFSKLLDDEIEKIVLFMIEQQGLIAARLEELGKRRAVLEDIPLLQEITELREDYRAVGHDLVRLLKFVDLNANAVRKILKKFDERLGYKFTDYYVRSRSNHPYSQLQQVFKHVGIGAVVGALSRNLGDLEEREGSYLNIYDQHPLAIPKDPIIDMIKATADKLTNSTNFLRFLGQHALIAQGSIADDSPEEQQVSEDKYHFISLVLNLANTFLYMVNTYIVVPTADDYATSLGAAATVCGVIIGSMAVAQLFSSVYFSAWSNRSYFRPLLFSSVVLLLGNVMYALAYDLDSLAILLAGRVLCGMGSARAVNRRYISDCVPQRIRMQASAAFVSASALGMACGPAIAGLLQVNFRLYAVTINQDTLPGWVMAFGWLAYLLWLWISFKEPVLGDAGDEGHRQGSSRGSSSLGYRKQGLAGEYLLKQDAEGESEEEETPAPAAAPSIAEAYGLLTPSVKVQLLIYFMLKFSMEILLSESSVVTSYYFGWNTSTVAVFLAALGLTVLPINAVVGTYISNMFEDRQILVASEAVLLAGVALSFHVPGTAYTAAQYVCSALLTFVAAEVLEGVNLSLLSQVMPARLSRGTWNGGLLSTEAGTLARVAADGTITLAGYLGQGALLNATLLPSLLICAASIAATLSTYNSLFY; encoded by the exons ATGGTGAAGTTTTCCAAGAAACTAACAACGGACCAGGTTCCAGGATGGGAGGA GTACTACTTCAACTACAAATTGCTGAAGGCGAGAGTGAAGGTGTACACGGAGCAGACAAAGGAAGGCAATCACGACCGAAGACGCGTTCTCAAAGATTTCTCAAAGTTGCTCGACGATGAG ATTGAGAAGATAGTGCTGTTCATGATAGAACAGCAAGGGCTGATCGCGGCGCGGCTAGAAGAGCTAGGGAAGCGAAGGGCGGTACTTGAGGACATTCCACTTCTTCAGGAGATAACTGAACTGAGGGAGGACTACAGGGCagttggccatgatcttgtgaggCTTCTGAAGTTCGTCGATCTCAACGCCAACGCGGTCCGGAAGATCCTGAAGAAGTTCGACGAGCGTCTCGGGTATAAGTTCACGGATTATTATGTCAGGAGCAGATCGAATCATCCCTATTCTCAGCTCCAGCAGGTTTTCAAGCATGTG GGTATTGGAGCTGTTGTGGGGGCATTGTCGCGCAATCTCGGCGATCTCGAGGAGCGCGAAGGAAGTTATCTGAACATCTATGATCAGCACCCACTGGCCATTCCGAAG GATCCTATAATCGACATGATCAAGGCGACGGCGGACAAGCTGACGAACTCGACCAACTTCCTGCGGTTCCTGGGGCAGCACGCGCTGATCGCGCAGGGGAGCATCGCCGACGACTCACCGGAGGAGCAGCAGGTGTCGGAGGACAAGTACCACTTCATCTCCCTGGTGCTCAACCTGGCCAACACCTTCCTCTACATGGTGAACACGTACATCGTCGTCCCCACGGCCGACGACTACGCCACCAGCCTCGGAGCCGCAGCCACGGTGTGCGGCGTCATAATCGGCTCCATGGCCGTGGCGCAGCTCTTCTCCTCGGTCTACTTCAGCGCCTGGTCCAACCGCTCCTACTTCCGCCCGCTGCTCTTCAGCAGCGTCGTGCTCCTCCTCGGCAACGTCATGTACGCGCTGGCCTACGACTTGGACTCCctcgccatcctcctcgccggccGCGTGCTGTGCGGGATGGGGTCGGCGAGGGCCGTCAACCGGAGGTACATCAGCGACTGCGTCCCGCAGAGGATCCGGATGCAGGCGTCCGCGGCGTTCGTCAGCGCCAGCGCCCTCGGCATGGCCTGCGGCCCGGCGATCGCCGGCCTGCTCCAGGTCAACTTCAGGCTGTACGCGGTCACCATCAACCAGGACACCTTGCCTGGCTGGGTCATGGCCTTCGGCTGGCTCGCGTACCTGCTCTGGCTGTGGATCTCGTTCAAGGAGCCGGTTCTCGGCGACGCCGGCGATGAAGGTCACCGCCAGGGATCCTCTCGTGGCTCCTCTAGCTTAGGATACCGGAAGCAAGGGCTTGCGGGTGAATACCTGCTGAAGCAGGACGCTGAGGGCGaaagcgaggaggaggagacgccgGCCCCGGCGGCGGCGCCGTCGATCGCCGAGGCGTACGGGCTGCTGACGCCGTCGGTGAAGGTGCAGCTGCTGATCTACTTCATGCTCAAGTTCTCGATGGAGATCCTGCTGTCGGAGTCGAGCGTGGTGACGAGCTACTACTTCGGGTGGAACACGAGCACGGTGGCGGTGTTCCTGGCGGCGCTGGGGCTGACGGTGCTCCCCATCAACGCGGTGGTGGGCACCTACATCAGCAACATGTTCGAGGACCGGCAGATCCTGGTGGCGTCGGAGGCGGTGCTGCTGGCCGGCGTGGCGCTGAGCTTCCACGTGCCGGGGACGGCGTACACGGCGGCGCAGTACGTGTGCTCGGCGCTGCTGACGTTCGTGGCGGCGGAGGTGCTGGAGGGGGTGAACCTGTCGCTGCTGTCGCAGGTGATGCCGGCGCGGCTGTCCCGCGGGACGTGGAACGGCGGGCTGCTGTCGACCGAGGCCGGCACGCTGGCGCGGGTGGCCGCCGACGGGACCATCACGCTGGCCGGGTACCTCGGGCAGGGCGCGCTGCTGAACGCCACGCTGCTGCCGTCGCTGCTCATCTGCGCCGCCTCCATCGCCGCCACGCTCTCCACCTACAACTCGCTCTTCTACTAG